The window GATCACCAAAAATTTCATTAATTTTATTAAAAAAATACATTCTATTTTCTTCTTCTTTCTCTGAAATTTTTTCTACAAATATACCCTTCATCTCATCATACTCCTCAAGAAAAGGTTTATTCACAATTTTATCTGCTTTTAGAAGATCTGTAAAATATTTTTTTTGTATTTCAAGATTTTTCTCTATCTCCATAAGCTTTTCTATTTCTATTTTATTTTCAGAGATTCTTTTTTCTATCAAACCCAGTGTGTAGTCGTAATCCAATTTATCAAGATGCTTTTTTATAAACTCCAGAGGAAATTCTAAGCTCCTGAGATGTACAATTATTTCTAATACACCAATCTGGCCTGCTGTATAGTACCTATAACCGTTATTTTCATCTCTTTTTTTTGGTTTCAGGATGTTTGCCTTATCATAATATCTAAGTGTATGTGCCGATACTCCGCTTATTTTAGATATTTCGCTTATTGTAAACAGTTTCTCCATAAAATAAAATTCCCCCTAAGCCTTGCTTAATAAATTATAGCAGATAAGGGGGAAAGTTTTATACAATATTTAAATTTTTATACAGTTTCATTTTCAATTTCAGTATTTCCGGGATATTTTTTTCTCCATGCTGCAATAAAATATTCTCTAATATCTTCTACGATATAGTAAATACATGGTATTAAGATCAAAGTCAGTATAGTGGCAAAGCTTAGACCAAATATAACTACGAAGGCCATTCCGTTATACATCTCGGCCCCCTCACCATTGCTTATTGCTAGAGGAACCATCCCGAGGACTGTTGTCATAGTTGTCATAAGTATAGGTCTCAGTCTTGTGACTCCAGAAGTCATAACTGCTCTAGAAATATTATCTCCTGCGTCTATCCTCTGATTTATAAAATCTATGAGAACGATGGCATTGTTTACAACGATACCTATTAAAAGGATTATTCCCACGAAGACCATGGCATCCAGACTTTTCCCTGCAAAGTAGAGGCCAAAAATAGCCCCCATTGTGGATAGTGGTATTGAGAATAGTATTATCAACGGAAAAACAAAGGATTCAAACTGCCA is drawn from Ilyobacter polytropus DSM 2926 and contains these coding sequences:
- a CDS encoding MerR family transcriptional regulator — protein: MEKLFTISEISKISGVSAHTLRYYDKANILKPKKRDENNGYRYYTAGQIGVLEIIVHLRSLEFPLEFIKKHLDKLDYDYTLGLIEKRISENKIEIEKLMEIEKNLEIQKKYFTDLLKADKIVNKPFLEEYDEMKGIFVEKISEKEEENRMYFFNKINEIFGDRNSRQKASVGLIIDKNNLENRNLKKDKFVIFREKKSYKNTYTLEKGRYACVYVKGAPITEESLKLFLKWIEDNNYETIGDIFLEFMGGPGISKNRESFLHMTRIKIK